In Triticum urartu cultivar G1812 chromosome 6, Tu2.1, whole genome shotgun sequence, the following proteins share a genomic window:
- the LOC125517233 gene encoding protein FAR1-RELATED SEQUENCE 5-like, producing MLVFLHSHKFFDKTILEYVKYLQFKGIEHAQIMSILGGDDPGSYFLKMNAKDLINMKAKNSRIDDVDDVLKTVNFFREMKAINREFFCDMQLDESNRVKNIFWANVSCRGAYQDFGDCVTFDTMYKTNKYHMPLGVFVGTNNHLQTTFFGFALIRDEDAESFRWLFKTFLRCMRGKAPTCILTDQCQAMALAIADVFKNTIHKLCRWHIMKKYREHLAYLYFLHEDLKDEFTSILNWPLMPTEFEDAWKRLMDKYNLHDDATMVGMWNEREKWISAYFKEIFCAKMTSTQRSESVNYVLKKNYVNERHNLHRFVSQINSCVKSRRQTENQETMGNRTEQNTLTFYGFDTQMAKLYTRAVYSEIRDRLKLSTLFTATETEEPTKYLVRYNHPQKLSVWAQHAFHVVADPVGETYECECRLWDHTGLFCVHVLCMMQTIKAQSVPEKYILRRYTKRPNIQPTFDRNDLRTVAPNKASQYCIESSLLTLNMRVQRKSLRSQEQMARTRVVMDKLEQELDAMHSAHNGGVADNEAIEQDIATMLSEMNHKGAIDPFENEEEEQQQSELARVDTQEHRQTHMRDHELDGAVGKRHDNSTSYKQQQERVIKPPIFSNTKGRKSKTQAAAKKPPRPIKRVEFGPDGKPLGVRACRFCNVVSNHNYRTCPLCADATVNKNKQIGATQLSTNGDNTRNSYTCRKCGGTDGHNARTCKVGKEVSGAEHKQGKVQSSKQSNEDDEEEEFDENDGQSDEDNEDDSVGGEETETDDEAAKAQPGKSAGKAQHSGIVRRSSRLNNT from the exons ATGCTTGTCTTCTTGCACTCCCACAAATTTTTTGACAAAACAATCTTGGAGTACGTCAAGTACCTGCAGTTCAAAGGCATTGAACACGCGCAAATCATGAGCATTCTGGGCGGTGATGACCCTGGTAGCTACTTCCTCAAAATGAATGCCAAAGACCTGATTAACAT GAAAGCAAAGAATTCAAGGATTGATGATGTGGATGATGTCCTAAAGACTGTCAACTTCTTTAGGGAGATGAAAGCTATAAACAGGGAATTCTTCTGTGACATGCAACTCGATGAGTCCAACAGAGTTAAGAACATATTCTGGGCGAACGTAAGCTGCCGAGGCGCATATCAGGACTTCGGTGACTGCGTAACATTTGACACCATGTACAAGACCAACAAGTACCATATGCCACTTGGGGTGTTTGTCGGTACTAACAACCACTTACAGACTACATTCTTTGGTTTCGCCCTGATAAGAGATGAGGATGCAGAATCATTCAGATGGCTGTTCAAGACGTTTTTAAGGTGCATGAGAGGGAAGGCTCCTACATGCATCCTCACAG ACCAGTGCCAGGCAATGGCTTTGGCGATCGCAGATGTTTTCAAGAACACAATACATAAGCTATGCCGCTGGCACATTATGAAGAAGTACAGGGAACACCTCGCGTACCTATATTTCCTGCACGAGGACCTTAAGGATGAATTCACATCAATTCTCAACTGGCCCCTCATGCCAACTGAGTTTGAGGATGCCTGGAAAAGACTCATGGATAAGTACAACCTCCACGATGATGCCACAATGGTGGGCATGTGGAACGAGCGTGAGAAATGGATATCAGCCTACTTCAAAGAAATTTTCTGCGCCAAAATGACATCCACACAGCGAAGTGAGAGCGTGAACTATGTGCTCAAGAAGAACTACGTAAATGAGAGACATAACCTACACCGGTTTGTCAGTCAGATAAACTCCTGCGTCAAAAGCAGGAGGCAGACAGAGAACCAGGAGACAATGGGTAACCGG ACGGAACAAAACACGCTGACCTTCTATGGGTTTGACACCCAGATGGCAAAGCTGTACACGCGAGCTGTGTACAGCGAGATCAGAGATAGGCTAAAACTGAGCACTCTCTTCACGGCGACAGAGACGGAAGAGCCCACAAAGTACCTAGTGCGCTACAACCACCCGCAAAAACTGTCTGTGTGGGCTCAGCACGCGTTCCATGTGGTTGCAGACCCCGTGGGAGAAACATATGAGTGCGAGTGCAGGCTATGGGACCACACAG GTCTTTTCTGCGTGCATGTCCTGTGCATGATGCAGACAATTAAGGCTCAAAGCGTTCCAGAGAAATACATACTCAGGAGATACACCAAACGACCGAATATCCAGCCAACATTTGACAGAAATGACTTGAGGACAGTAGCGCCAAACAAGGCATCCCAATACTGCATTGAAAGCTCACTGCTGACGCTGAACATGAGGGTGCAGAGAAAAAGCTTGAGAAGCCAAGAGCAAATGGCAAGGACGCGGGTCGTCATGGATAAACTTGAACAAGAACTCGACGCCATGCATTCTGCTCACAATGGGGGTGTTGCGGACAATGAAGCCATTGAGCAAGATATTGCTACAATGTTGTCCGAGATGAACCATAAGGGAGCTATTGACCCGTTTGAGAACGAGGAAGAGGAGCAGCAGCAATCGGAGCTTGCCCGTGTGGACACTCAAGAGCACCGACAAACTCACATGCGAGATCATGAGCTTGATGGTGCTGTAGGCAAACGACATGACAATAGCACATCCTACAAGCAGCAGCAGGAAAGGGTGATTAAACCCCCAATATTCTCAAACACAAAGGGGAGGAAGAGCAAGACGCAAGCAGCAGCCAAAAAGCCACCACGCCCCATCAAGCGCGTGGAATTTGGCCCGGACGGCAAACCCCTCGGGGTAAGGGCATGCAGATTCTGCAACGTCGTGAGCAACCATAACTACCGCACATGCCCACTCTGCGCAGATGCCACTGTCAACAAGAACAAGCAGATTGGAGCCACCCAGCTTTCTACCAATGGAGACAACACACGTAACAGCTACACTTGCCGCAAGTGTGGCGGAACTGACGGACATAATGCCCGCACGTGCAAAGTGGGTAAGGAGGTCAGTGGAGCTGAACATAAACAGGGCAAGGTACAGAGTTCCAAGCAATCAAATGAagacgatgaagaagaagagtttgatgagaatgacgGCCAATCAGACGAAGACAATGAAGATGACAGTGTCGGGGGCGAGGAAACTGAAACTGACGATGAAGCTGCCAAGGCTCAACCTGGAAAGAGCGCCGGCAAGGCACAACATTCGGGGATAGTTAGGAGAAGCTCAAGACTGAACAATACATAG
- the LOC125517234 gene encoding uncharacterized protein LOC125517234 → MAEEPSAKRHHAETSDKRSNLVDINVPGEKRDYTRTLKGVELHGKEMLEIVCTSEPDKADEVISRLWRKLGGRIRRIIGVGVHYTNEDEPPQMAAVLQLCVDELCLVYHIAAATKWPKRLTDMLQHDKLFTFASFSIESDKEKLKLSDMEINPNKFIDIQRKWRVPYTGKEYDSLTDVAASVIHPFYKGMKNKINTQEDYKLWGTSELPDNLVEYAGVDAYAAYKSWFMIDYITDGSEFAKEREANNFYDHPYCPFTG, encoded by the exons ATGGCGGAGGAACCGTCCGCCAAGCGTCATCATGCCGAGACGTCGGACAAGAGGAGCAACCTCGTCGACATTAACGTCCCCGGCGAGAAGCGCGACTACACCAGAACGCTCAAAGGGGTTGAGCTCCACGGCAAGGAGATGCTGGAGATCGTCTGCACCAGCGAACCAGACAAGGCCGACGAGGTGATCTCCAGGCTCTGGAGGAAGCTTGGTGGCAGGATTCGTAGGATCATCGGCGTTGGTGTGCACTACACCAACGAAGATGAACCTCCCCAGATGGCGGCAGTCCTGCAGTTGTGCGTCGACGAACTCTGCTTGGTGTACCACATCGCAGCGGCCACAAAATG GCCCAAGCGCCTGACCGACATGCTACAGCATGACAAGTTGTTCACATTTGCCAGTTTCAGCATTGAAAGCGACAAAGAGAAGCTGAAGTTGTCCGATATggagatcaaccccaacaagTTCATCGACATTCAGCGCAAGTGGAGAGTTCCATACACCGGAAAAGAGTACGACTCCTTGACTGATGTTGCAGCCAGCGTCATCCACCCATTCTACAAAGGCATGAAGAACAAGATCAACACGCAGGAAGACTACAAACTGTGGGGGACAAGCGAGCTGCCAGACAACCTCGTCGAGTACGCAGGAGTAGATGCGTACGCCGCGTATAAGTCATGGTTCATGATCGACTACATCACAGATGGTTCGGAATTTGCGAAAGAGCGGGAGGCTAACAACTTCTACGACCACCCCTATTGCCCCTTTACGGGATGA